The sequence TCAGGAGTGAGATCTGTCTCCATAAAAAACTTGAGCATGCCCAGTATAATGCTCATAGGTGTCCGTATCTCATGGCTCATCATTGCAAGGAAATCACCCTTGGCTTTGTCTGCCGATTCCGCAGCTTCCTTGGATGCCAGGAGTTCTAAATTCCGGAGACGGTAAATTTCAGCTTCGCGCTCCTTTTCCTGTAACTCGAAATCAGCCCGGATCTGAGCCAGATGCTGATTCTTCTTCTCGGTGAATATCTCATCTTTCAACCTGGAGTATTGTCTGTAGTATTCAAGTGCCTCTTCATAACGTTCAGCATCTTCGTAGAAAACAGTGAAATCCTGAAGGATTCGCAGTTGAAGATCGGGATCATCCATTTCAACCGCGATATTCAGAGACTTGTCCAGATATTCAATGGCTTTCTGCAGATTACCGCCTGCAAACTCGATCTCGGCAAGGACTGATGAGGCAGCGGCTTCCACGAATCGATTTCCCTCATCGAGACTGATCTGCATGGCCCGGTTGATGTATTCAAGGGTCTTCTCGCTGTCTCCCATTTTGAGATAGATACTACCGCAGTTAATGAGTGAAAGAGCCAGTTCATCGAGATTCCCAAGGTCTTCTCTTATCGAAAGAGACTCGAGGTAGTACTTCAGCGATTTCTCATAATCTTCTTTATCCTGGTAGTAGACAGCAAGGTTGTTAAGTGCGGTTGATCTGACAAGCTCATTTCCAGCCTTCTCTGCTGCGTCGAGAGTCAGCTTCACATACTTCAGATAGTTATCATTGTCATGCAGCCGGCTGTAGATAATGCTGAGATTGTTATAACTTCTTGCAAGTGTGGATGTTTCACCTATTTCCCTGCTGATGAAGAGAGACTTGAGGGCGTTTTCAAGCGACTTCTCGTAATCACCCGTGATACCCCAATAGACACTCAATATCTGGTAAGATCTCGACTCTCCGCTCCGATCAGAGTGTTCCAGTGATAGTTCAAGAGCTTCGTCGATAAAGCTGCGCATTTTCGACTTATCTCTAACGCGGAGCATGAAGGACAGATCAAGCAGAGGTTTTATCCTCTCCTGTCCTACAGCATACTCAAGGATTTTCTCAAGATCCTGAAGTGAGTCCATCTATCCTCCCATGAAGGTCGATGCAACGGTTTAACTATTTATAACAATTTATTATCCGCCTGACGAGGTATCTACCGCAATTTCTAATGCTTAATCTCCCAGGCAGTTTTCTGTCATCGGACAATCTGGATTTACAATCAACCCTTCTCGCAAAAAATGAGAATAATGAAAGCGTGGACAGAGCTTGACAGTAAGTGCTATTTGGAATACGATTCCATATTCGAATTTTTGAATATTCTATAATTGAATAGCAGGGAATTGAGACTGGAGTACATGTCTGACCTGGACCGGTTCGAATCAAAAGCCGAGATACTTAAAGCAATGGCTCATCCTGTCCGTTTGCTGATTCTTGAAGAACTTATCAGGAATCCACGGTGCGTTTCTGCTATTCATGAATTACTCGAAGTGCGCCAGCCGAATATTTCCCAGCACCTTACAATACTCCGCAATGCTGGTATTGTAGGATCTCAAAAGGATGGAGCGTACAGATGCTACTTCCTTGTAACTCCAGGACTCATAAAAGCAATATTCACTGCTCTTAATATGAACTGGCCTGAAACAAACATTGATGACGTAAGAAAAAAGTTCAAACTGGCGCTGGAGAAACGACTCCAGCAGGATCAATCCTCCTGAAAGGAGTAACAAATGGGAAAAGTCGCGATGATCTGCAACGGCAGCGAAAACTGCAATCTGTACCCCGCTTTTATCATGGCTTCTGCCGCTGCTGCCGCAGGTGATGATGTAGTAATCTTCTTCACACCGGGTGGTGTTCCGGCACTCAAGCCCGGCTATCTCGAAAGCATTACCGCTAAGGGAATGCCTGACATGAAAGACCTTCTCGAGGGAGTTACGGCTCTGGGTGGCAAACTCTTGCTTTGCGAACTCGGTCTTGAAGTACACGACGTTACCGCGGAAGACCTCAGAGATGATCTGGAAATTGGCGGAGCAACTAGTTTCATGGCAGATATCAAAGACGCAAAAACAACATTCTCGTTCTAAAAACTGAAAGGAAATAGAAATGGCAACTCAAACACTCGACGCTCTCGGTCTCAAATGTCCTCAGCCCATATTGAAGATAGCCATCATAGCGAAAACGATCGAACCGGGCGATATGCTCGAAGTACAGGCAGACTGTCCTTCCTTCCCTGACGATCTTAAAGCCTGGTGCGACAGAACCGGCAAAATACTGCTTTTCTGCGCTGACGATGGCACCGGAAAACATAAAGCACAGATCCAATTCTGAAATCCTGATAATACAGAGAGAAGCATCATGGATGATTTTGAACCCAGAATAATCGGATTTCTCTGTAACTGGTGCTCCTATGCGGGAGCAGATCTTGCCGGAACAAGCAGACTTGAAATGCCTCCGAATCTCGTTCCAATTAAAGTAATGTGTTCCAGCAGAGTCGACCCCGAAATGGTTACTGATGCTTTCCTCCGAGGAGCGGATGGAGTACTCATAGCTGGTTGTCATCCTGGCGACTGTCACTACGACAAGGGCAACTACTATGCTCGAAGAAGGTTTGCAGTTCTGAAGAAGGTCGTTGAGAGTCTGGGTCTGGAAGCAGACAGACTTCGACTCTCATGGATATCTGCTTCAGAGGGACCCCGATTCCGTCAGGTAGTGGAAGAATTCACTGAGAAGATAAGAGAAATCGGACCCAATCCTACCGGGAAGGAAACACTCCTTTAGTGGCAGGTACAACGGATGTTCTGGTAGCAGGAGCCGGTGTAGCCGGT is a genomic window of Candidatus Aegiribacteria sp. containing:
- a CDS encoding tetratricopeptide repeat protein; its protein translation is MDSLQDLEKILEYAVGQERIKPLLDLSFMLRVRDKSKMRSFIDEALELSLEHSDRSGESRSYQILSVYWGITGDYEKSLENALKSLFISREIGETSTLARSYNNLSIIYSRLHDNDNYLKYVKLTLDAAEKAGNELVRSTALNNLAVYYQDKEDYEKSLKYYLESLSIREDLGNLDELALSLINCGSIYLKMGDSEKTLEYINRAMQISLDEGNRFVEAAASSVLAEIEFAGGNLQKAIEYLDKSLNIAVEMDDPDLQLRILQDFTVFYEDAERYEEALEYYRQYSRLKDEIFTEKKNQHLAQIRADFELQEKEREAEIYRLRNLELLASKEAAESADKAKGDFLAMMSHEIRTPMSIILGMLKFFMETDLTPEQMDYLTKAHIASESLLGILNDILDFSRIEAGKIEFESIPFKPAVVLREAVSVFEMDMIDKGLQLRIEHDEKIPQILLGDPLRIGQVLRNLISNAAKFTSKGSITMTSSIISQDESSIEIEFSVRDTGIGIKPEVYDSLFEPFRQAEGYITRQFGGTGLGLAICRRLVDGMGGGIRVESTTDMGSTFFFRIPFLVPDQKLLEIMSPTEGVLPDLSGNLVLFVEDIDAIREITGRFLDRLNVEHIEAVNGSEALKKIEENNFDLILMDIQMPVMDGLKATKKLRERGVAIPIIAMTGHAMDDQRAMCLEASMNDFLFKPFSMRELHVMLVKWLRPEQCTEFHTQDQ
- a CDS encoding metalloregulator ArsR/SmtB family transcription factor, translating into MSDLDRFESKAEILKAMAHPVRLLILEELIRNPRCVSAIHELLEVRQPNISQHLTILRNAGIVGSQKDGAYRCYFLVTPGLIKAIFTALNMNWPETNIDDVRKKFKLALEKRLQQDQSS
- a CDS encoding DsrE/DsrF/DrsH-like family protein, whose protein sequence is MGKVAMICNGSENCNLYPAFIMASAAAAAGDDVVIFFTPGGVPALKPGYLESITAKGMPDMKDLLEGVTALGGKLLLCELGLEVHDVTAEDLRDDLEIGGATSFMADIKDAKTTFSF
- a CDS encoding sulfurtransferase TusA family protein, whose protein sequence is MATQTLDALGLKCPQPILKIAIIAKTIEPGDMLEVQADCPSFPDDLKAWCDRTGKILLFCADDGTGKHKAQIQF
- a CDS encoding hydrogenase iron-sulfur subunit encodes the protein MMDDFEPRIIGFLCNWCSYAGADLAGTSRLEMPPNLVPIKVMCSSRVDPEMVTDAFLRGADGVLIAGCHPGDCHYDKGNYYARRRFAVLKKVVESLGLEADRLRLSWISASEGPRFRQVVEEFTEKIREIGPNPTGKETLL